The following coding sequences lie in one Gadus macrocephalus chromosome 1, ASM3116895v1 genomic window:
- the LOC132453684 gene encoding small integral membrane protein 4 has translation MFQRSENIKYILSLMPGKRRLGTYRFLPVFFCIGGVMEWIMINVRIGRETFYDVYRRKQSERSYQQKIADGLIEVK, from the exons ATGTTTCAAAGGAGTGAAAACATTAAGTATATACTGAGTCTTATGCCGGGTAAACGCCGTCTCGGAACCTACAGATTCCTGCCGGTATTTTTCTGCATAGGCGGTGTTATGGAATGGATCATGATAAACGTGAGGATAGGAAGGGAGACATTCT ATGATGTCTACAGAAGAAAACAGTCAGAAAGATCATACCAGCAGAAGATCGCTGATGGCCTGATTGAAGTCAAATAA
- the ognb gene encoding osteoglycin, paralog b, with translation MHLEMLICVILIIPSLVLCSPAKNGYIEARAPKKDIVTIPEFPQDLPAKPDAAVLPTCLLCVCLIGSVYCEEVFPQMTAIPALPRETTYLYARFNQINKIKNKDFADMGALKRIDLTGNIISEIEDGAFSKLTNLEELFLAENRLTKLPMLPSKLTTLNANFNLLKSKGVRSNAFKKLPELAFLYLGNNKLEVIPQLPESLQIVHLNNNNINTITDQTFCKGNTTQYIRSTMEEVRLDGNPLVLAQHPNSFICLRNLPTGHYH, from the exons ATGCACTTGGAGATGTTAATCTGCGTGATTCTTATAATTCCATCACTAGTGCTATGTTCTCCAGCCAAGAATGGATATATTGAAGCAAGGGCACCTAAG AAAGACATTGTGACCATTCCTGAGTTCCCTCAAGACTTACCAGCAAAACCAGATGCTGCTG TGCTCCCCACGTGTCTGCTCTGTGTATGCCTGATTGGATCGGTGTACTGTGAGGAGGTGTTCCCTCAAATGACAGCCATCCCAGCACTGCCAAGAGAAACCACATACCTTTATGCACGCTTCAACCAGATCAATAAGATAAAAAACAAAGACTTTGCAGATATGG GAGCATTAAAAAGAATTGACCTGACCGGAAACATAATCAGCGAGATAGAAGATGGAGCCTTTTCCAAACTTACCAATCTTGAGGAGCTCTTTCTGGCTGAGAACCGACTTACAAAACTGCCAATGCTACCCAGCAAACTAACAACATTGAATGCCAATTTCAACCTTCTCAAATCCAAGGGTGTGAGGTCCAATGCTTTCAAG AAACTTCCCGAACTTGCTTTTCTATACCTTGGAAATAATAAACTGGAAGTAATTCCACAACTTCCTGAGTCGCTACAAATTGTTCACCTCAAT AACAACAACATCAATACAATTACTGATCAGACATTTTGCAAAGGCAACACCACTCAGTACATCCGAAGCACCATGGAAGAGGTGAGACTGGATGGCAACCCACTTGTCTTAGCTCAGCACCCAAATAGCTTCATCTGTCTGCGGAATCTTCCAACTGGACATTACCACTAA
- the LOC132453626 gene encoding 14-3-3 protein beta/alpha-1-like translates to MDRNDLVQQAKLAEQAERYDDMAAAMKSVTEQGVELSNEERNLLSVAYKNVVGARRSSWRVISSIEQKTEGNEKKQQMARAYRAEIETELQSICKEVLALLDKFLIENTTAPESKVFYLKMKGDYFRYLSEVASGDSKKETVDQSQEAYQNAFDISKKDMQPTHPIRLGLALNFSVFYYEILNSPEKACNLAKTAFDEAIAELDTLNEDSYKDSTLIMQLLRDNLTLWTSESQGDEGETGEGEN, encoded by the exons ATGGACAGGAACGACCTGGTACAGCAGGCCAAGCTTGCAGAGCAGGCTGAGCGCTATGATGATATGGCTGCTGCCATGAAGTCTGTAACGGAGCAGGGAGTGGAACTCTCCAATGAGGAACGCAACTTGCTCTCTGTTGCCTATAAGAATGTGGTCGGGGCACGCCGTTCATCTTGGCGTGTCATCTCCAGCATTGAGCAGAAAACTGAGGGCAATGAGAAAAAGCAGCAGATGGCACGTGCATACCGAGCGGAGATTGAAACCGAGTTGCAGTCCATCTGCAAGGAAGTGCTA GCACTCCTGGACAAATTTCTGATTGAAAATACAACTGCTCCTGAAAGCAAGGTCTTCTATCTGAAAATGAAAGGGGATTATTTCCGATACCTTTCTGAGGTAGCATCTGGTGATTCCAAGAAAG AAACAGTGGATCAGTCTCAGGAGGCCTACCAGAATGCTTTTGACATCAGCAAGAAAGACATGCAGCCAACGCATCCCATTAGGCTTGGTCTGGCCCTCAACTTCTCAGTCTTCTACTATGAAATCCTCAACAGCCCGGAAAAGGCCTGTAACCTGGCAAAGACG GCATTTGACGAAGCCATTGCTGAACTTGACACTTTGAATGAAGATTCCTACAAAGACAGCACCCTGATCATGCAACTACTAAGGGACAACTTGACT ctGTGGACATCAGAAAGCCagggagatgagggagagaccGGAGAAGGGGAAAACTAA